In a single window of the Anaerocolumna cellulosilytica genome:
- a CDS encoding glycosyltransferase encodes MKINILILKGQSMYNVLRHASDQIADGFTELGCNVTILDLTLEKDCEQISVSLLSTFHIVFSFQALLFSECIKNTNAPIISYNKNVTFFGHIVDHPIYHLHRLTTAHSDNMHIACIDYSHIEFINAYLPNVKHTTFLSHGGFTSHADTPFKKRDIDIFFPSSYVPPSVIYDEIKSLPDVYKNIANDLIETMLINPMLTLQEALKDYLTKIHFTYSNDEFVELMELYNVIDRYIRAYTRDQIITCLLDHEIKVTVCGNGWEDSEYTNSDFLSIATIPDKDITNVINLMSRSKIVLNHVPTLQEGFHERIFTSMLNGAICLTNDFPIINKDFKNMSNIILYNINLDNSCIDNIKSVLNDNCLGSQIALNGYKIAQKSHSWAHNAEKILDYYYNINFGTISI; translated from the coding sequence ATGAAAATCAATATCCTTATATTAAAAGGACAATCCATGTATAATGTTTTACGGCATGCCTCTGACCAAATCGCCGACGGCTTTACTGAACTTGGATGTAATGTTACAATACTTGATCTAACCTTAGAAAAGGACTGCGAACAAATAAGTGTAAGTTTGCTCTCAACATTTCATATTGTTTTTTCATTCCAGGCACTTCTATTTTCAGAATGTATTAAAAATACTAATGCTCCTATCATAAGTTATAATAAAAACGTAACATTTTTTGGTCATATAGTTGACCATCCAATTTACCACTTACACAGATTAACAACTGCTCATAGCGATAATATGCATATTGCTTGTATTGATTACAGTCATATTGAATTTATAAATGCATATTTACCTAATGTAAAACATACCACATTTTTATCACATGGTGGTTTCACCTCACACGCCGATACGCCTTTTAAAAAACGTGATATAGATATATTTTTCCCCTCCTCCTACGTTCCACCGTCTGTAATTTATGATGAAATAAAATCCTTACCGGATGTTTATAAAAATATAGCTAATGATTTAATTGAAACAATGTTAATTAATCCAATGTTAACTTTACAAGAGGCATTAAAAGATTATTTAACTAAAATTCATTTTACTTATTCCAATGATGAATTCGTCGAACTTATGGAGTTATATAATGTAATTGACCGCTATATAAGAGCCTATACACGTGACCAAATTATTACCTGTTTACTTGACCATGAGATTAAAGTTACAGTATGCGGAAATGGGTGGGAAGATTCTGAATATACTAATTCTGATTTTCTTAGTATAGCTACTATTCCTGATAAAGATATCACTAATGTCATTAACCTTATGAGCAGATCTAAAATTGTATTAAATCATGTACCGACTTTACAAGAAGGCTTTCATGAGCGTATTTTCACTTCTATGTTAAATGGTGCAATATGTTTAACAAATGACTTTCCGATTATTAATAAAGATTTTAAGAATATGAGTAATATTATTTTATATAACATAAACCTTGACAATAGTTGCATTGATAATATCAAATCTGTACTTAATGATAATTGTTTAGGTTCTCAAATTGCTTTAAACGGTTATAAAATAGCTCAAAAATCTCATAGCTGGGCACATAATGCAGAAAAGATATTAGACTATTATTACAACATAAATTTTGGTACAATAAGTATTTAA
- a CDS encoding IspD/TarI family cytidylyltransferase, with protein sequence MNVALIFAGGTGQRMNSKSKPKQFLEMHGKPIIIYTLEYFNEHPEIDAICIVCLYGWEKELERLLTSYNIHKVKWVTTGGETGHDSIFNGLKVMKNDLQDKDVVIIHDGVRPLISKELIDKNIKTVALYGNSITVEKANESIVQINDNGIIDNVPSRAKMRIAKAPQCFRFEEIWTVHEQAQKDGFKSIDSAHLLHYYGHTLHTVESTPYNIKIATPSDFYVFRALFEAMENSQIFGI encoded by the coding sequence ATGAATGTTGCACTGATTTTTGCCGGTGGTACCGGACAGAGAATGAACTCAAAATCTAAACCGAAACAATTCCTTGAAATGCATGGAAAGCCAATTATTATTTATACTTTAGAATATTTTAATGAACACCCTGAAATTGATGCAATCTGCATTGTGTGCTTATATGGGTGGGAGAAAGAATTAGAACGCTTGCTGACCAGTTATAACATACATAAGGTAAAGTGGGTTACTACTGGGGGTGAGACGGGACATGATTCCATTTTTAATGGACTAAAAGTTATGAAAAATGACCTGCAAGATAAGGATGTTGTTATCATACATGATGGTGTAAGACCGTTAATTAGTAAAGAGTTGATTGATAAAAATATTAAGACCGTTGCATTATATGGTAATTCAATAACTGTAGAAAAAGCCAATGAGTCTATTGTTCAGATAAATGACAATGGAATTATTGATAATGTGCCATCCAGGGCAAAAATGAGAATTGCAAAAGCACCACAATGCTTCAGATTTGAGGAAATATGGACAGTACATGAGCAGGCACAAAAGGATGGTTTTAAGTCTATAGACTCCGCTCATTTGCTTCACTATTATGGACATACGCTTCATACTGTTGAAAGTACACCGTATAATATAAAAATAGCAACACCTTCGGATTTTTATGTTTTTCGTGCATTATTTGAAGCAATGGAGAATTCTCAAATTTTTGGTATATAA
- a CDS encoding glycosyltransferase family 32 protein, translating into MHLNYGGYNEFYQAQKDKKIVCFGAGMMPYYIEDLLEQWGVINNISFFIDNSKKKLGYVWERRKVPILTIDAFLDKGLQNYIILITCETFEPICGQLEQLEQFNDIDCFIYAYVNKSYIYTKFVQEPVPDQLEVKIPRTIHYCWFGGQKLSDLEERCIQSWKEFCPDYEIVRWDENNYDVNKNLYMKQAYKAGKWAFVSDYARLDILYTYGGIYLDTDVEIIKSIERLLYNEAFIAYGEWPSLNSGAGIGSVKGNEILKEMRDDPRSTIPFINNHGEYNLETNSIYESAVLKKYGLKQNFEIQLVKNFMVYHPVYFAPASVVGDRAFINEYTYAIHHCHGSWADKKRKIDKKKTLNRLRRDKE; encoded by the coding sequence ATGCATTTAAATTATGGTGGATATAATGAATTTTATCAGGCGCAAAAGGATAAGAAAATTGTTTGCTTTGGTGCAGGCATGATGCCTTATTATATAGAAGATTTATTAGAGCAATGGGGCGTTATTAATAATATAAGTTTTTTTATAGATAATAGTAAAAAAAAGCTGGGTTATGTTTGGGAACGCCGGAAGGTTCCTATATTAACGATTGATGCTTTTCTAGATAAAGGCCTGCAAAATTATATAATATTAATAACTTGTGAAACATTTGAACCAATATGCGGACAATTAGAACAATTAGAACAATTTAATGATATAGACTGTTTTATATACGCATATGTAAATAAAAGTTATATATATACTAAGTTTGTACAAGAACCTGTACCTGATCAATTAGAAGTCAAAATTCCTCGAACAATTCACTATTGTTGGTTTGGAGGTCAGAAACTATCGGATTTGGAAGAGAGATGTATACAAAGTTGGAAAGAGTTTTGTCCAGATTATGAGATTGTTAGATGGGACGAAAATAATTATGATGTTAATAAAAATTTATATATGAAACAGGCATACAAAGCAGGTAAATGGGCTTTTGTATCGGATTATGCAAGATTGGATATTCTTTATACATATGGTGGTATTTATTTAGATACTGATGTTGAAATTATTAAGAGTATAGAAAGATTATTATATAACGAGGCGTTTATTGCCTATGGTGAATGGCCGTCATTAAACAGTGGAGCTGGAATAGGCTCAGTGAAAGGTAACGAAATATTAAAAGAGATGAGAGATGATCCTCGTAGTACAATACCTTTTATTAACAACCATGGTGAATACAACTTAGAAACTAATAGTATTTATGAATCGGCAGTGTTAAAAAAGTACGGATTAAAACAAAATTTTGAAATTCAGTTAGTTAAAAACTTTATGGTATATCATCCTGTTTATTTTGCTCCAGCAAGCGTTGTTGGAGACAGGGCTTTTATCAATGAATATACCTATGCCATTCATCATTGTCATGGAAGCTGGGCAGATAAAAAGCGTAAGATTGATAAGAAGAAGACGCTAAACAGATTAAGAAGGGATAAAGAATAA